One part of the Lotus japonicus ecotype B-129 chromosome 2, LjGifu_v1.2 genome encodes these proteins:
- the LOC130740616 gene encoding protein EARLY-RESPONSIVE TO DEHYDRATION 7, chloroplastic-like isoform X1, protein MATQNPNRRNSLYPEVIDSNPEAPHHFHQANHSSSSQSSNLYPSIDFNDLVQNLFPDDITTATEEILLKIPGAILNLIDKDYSVELASGDLTVTRLRQGDNTIAVYARVADEIQWPLAKDETAVKLDDSHYFFSFTAPKGSDSDEEEEAGKGKGYSSDLLSYGLTVASKGQERLLKELDAVLESCSSFSVQKVSEKVKRKGEALDGSVAREVSPKDLESSATKKEMMEERSAAYWTTLAPNVEDYSSTTARMIAAGSGHVVKGILWCGDVTVDRLNWGNKVMKKRLSSGSRSEISPQTLKRIRRVKRVTRMTEKVANGLLSGVVKVSGFFTSSLVNSKVGKKFFSLLPGEVVLASLDGFSKVCDAVEVAGKNVMSTSSTVTTELVDHRYGEQAAEATSEGLNAAGHALGTAWAAFKIRKAINPKSVFKPTTLAKSGAKAAAKAAASDLKSKKSK, encoded by the exons ATGGCTACTCAAAACCCTAACCGTCGAAATTCCCTCTACCCCGAAGTAATCGATTCCAACCCAGAAGCTCCACATCACTTCCATCAAGCAAACCACTCATCATCTTCTCAATCCTCCAACCTCTACCCTTCAATCGACTTCAACGACCTCGTTCAGAATCTCTTCCCGGACgacatcaccaccgccaccgagGAGATCCTCCTCAAGATCCCGGGTGCTATCCTCAACCTTATAGACAAAGACTACAGCGTCGAGCTCGCTTCCGGTGACCTCACCGTCACGCGTCTCCGCCAGGGCGACAACACCATCGCAGTCTACGCCCGTGTCGCTGACGAGATCCAATGGCCGCTCGCCAAGGACGAGACCGCTGTCAAACTCGACGACTCTCACTACTTCTTCTCCTTCACCGCCCCCAAGGGTTCCGATTCCGACGAGGAAGAGGAAGCGGGAAAGGGAAAGGGTTACAGCTCCGATTTGTTGAGCTACGGTTTGACGGTCGCGTCGAAGGGGCAGGAGCGTTTGCTGAAGGAGCTCGATGCGGTGCTGGAGAGCTGCAGTAGCTTCTCTGTGCAGAAGGTTTCTGAGAAGGTGAAGAGGAAAGGGGAGGCGCTAGATGGGTCGGTGGCGAGGGAGGTTTCGCCGAAGGATTTGGAGTCGTCGGCGACGAAGAAGGAGATGATGGAGGAGCGGAGTGCTGCGTATTGGACTACGCTGGCTCCGAATGTGGAGGATTATAGTAGTACTACTGCGAGGATGATTGCTGCAGGGTCTGGTCATGTGGTTAAGGGGATTTTGTGGTGTGGAGATGTGACGGTGGATAGGTTGAACTGGGGGAACAAGGTTATGAAGAAGAGGTTGTCTTCTGGTTCGCGTTCGGAGATTAGTCCTCAAACCTTGAAGCGGATTAGAAG GGTTAAGAGAGTGACAAGAATGACGGAGAAAGTGGCAAATGGGTTGCTCTCTGGGGTCGTGAAAGTGTCTGGATTCTTTACCAGTTCACTGGTAAATTCCAAAGTCGGAAAGAAATTTTTCAGCCTTCTACCAGGGGAAGTTGTGCTTGCATCATTGGATGGATTCA GTAAAGTGTGTGATGCTGTTGAAGTAGCTGGAAAAAATGTCATGTCAACGTCATCCACTGTGACAACTGAGCTTGTCGACCACAG ATATGGGGAGCAAGCTGCTGAAGCAACAAGTGAAGGGCTTAATGCTGCTGGTCATGCTCTGGGTACTGCATGGGCTGCGTTTAAGATCAGGAAGGCTATTAACCCTAAGAGTGTTTTTAAACCCACCACACTGGCCAAGTCTGGTGCTAAAGCTGCAGCTAAAGCTGCAGCTTCTGATTTGAAGTCTAAAAAGTCCAAGTGA
- the LOC130740616 gene encoding protein EARLY-RESPONSIVE TO DEHYDRATION 7, chloroplastic-like isoform X2 — protein MATQNPNRRNSLYPEVIDSNPEAPHHFHQANHSSSSQSSNLYPSIDFNDLVQNLFPDDITTATEEILLKIPGAILNLIDKDYSVELASGDLTVTRLRQGDNTIAVYARVADEIQWPLAKDETAVKLDDSHYFFSFTAPKGSDSDEEEEAGKGKGYSSDLLSYGLTVASKGQERLLKELDAVLESCSSFSVQKVSEKVKRKGEALDGSVAREVSPKDLESSATKKEMMEERSAAYWTTLAPNVEDYSSTTARMIAAGSGHVVKGILWCGDVTVDRLNWGNKVMKKRLSSGSRSEISPQTLKRIRRVKRVTRMTEKVANGLLSGVVKVSGFFTSSLVNSKVGKKFFSLLPGEVVLASLDGFSKVCDAVEVAGKNVMSTSSTVTTELVDHR, from the exons ATGGCTACTCAAAACCCTAACCGTCGAAATTCCCTCTACCCCGAAGTAATCGATTCCAACCCAGAAGCTCCACATCACTTCCATCAAGCAAACCACTCATCATCTTCTCAATCCTCCAACCTCTACCCTTCAATCGACTTCAACGACCTCGTTCAGAATCTCTTCCCGGACgacatcaccaccgccaccgagGAGATCCTCCTCAAGATCCCGGGTGCTATCCTCAACCTTATAGACAAAGACTACAGCGTCGAGCTCGCTTCCGGTGACCTCACCGTCACGCGTCTCCGCCAGGGCGACAACACCATCGCAGTCTACGCCCGTGTCGCTGACGAGATCCAATGGCCGCTCGCCAAGGACGAGACCGCTGTCAAACTCGACGACTCTCACTACTTCTTCTCCTTCACCGCCCCCAAGGGTTCCGATTCCGACGAGGAAGAGGAAGCGGGAAAGGGAAAGGGTTACAGCTCCGATTTGTTGAGCTACGGTTTGACGGTCGCGTCGAAGGGGCAGGAGCGTTTGCTGAAGGAGCTCGATGCGGTGCTGGAGAGCTGCAGTAGCTTCTCTGTGCAGAAGGTTTCTGAGAAGGTGAAGAGGAAAGGGGAGGCGCTAGATGGGTCGGTGGCGAGGGAGGTTTCGCCGAAGGATTTGGAGTCGTCGGCGACGAAGAAGGAGATGATGGAGGAGCGGAGTGCTGCGTATTGGACTACGCTGGCTCCGAATGTGGAGGATTATAGTAGTACTACTGCGAGGATGATTGCTGCAGGGTCTGGTCATGTGGTTAAGGGGATTTTGTGGTGTGGAGATGTGACGGTGGATAGGTTGAACTGGGGGAACAAGGTTATGAAGAAGAGGTTGTCTTCTGGTTCGCGTTCGGAGATTAGTCCTCAAACCTTGAAGCGGATTAGAAG GGTTAAGAGAGTGACAAGAATGACGGAGAAAGTGGCAAATGGGTTGCTCTCTGGGGTCGTGAAAGTGTCTGGATTCTTTACCAGTTCACTGGTAAATTCCAAAGTCGGAAAGAAATTTTTCAGCCTTCTACCAGGGGAAGTTGTGCTTGCATCATTGGATGGATTCA GTAAAGTGTGTGATGCTGTTGAAGTAGCTGGAAAAAATGTCATGTCAACGTCATCCACTGTGACAACTGAGCTTGTCGACCACAGGTAA